In one Ascaphus truei isolate aAscTru1 chromosome 16 unlocalized genomic scaffold, aAscTru1.hap1 SUPER_16_unloc_1, whole genome shotgun sequence genomic region, the following are encoded:
- the GJB1 gene encoding gap junction beta-1 protein — MNWAGFYAILSGVNRHSTGIGRIWLSVVFIFRIMVLVVAAESVWGDEKSAFTCNTQQPGCNSVCYDHFFPISHIRLWALQLIIVSTPALLVAMHVAHQQHHEKKILRMSGHGDSKELAEVKKQKIHISGTLWWTYTLSVVFRIVFEAAFMYIFYLIYPGYAMIRLVKCEAYPCPNTVDCFVSRPTEKTIFTVFMLSASGVCIILNVAEMVFLIAKACSRRGRPHEDSYGGHEHRQNEMNQLLTGEGLIKRAPGSQEKGEHCATS; from the coding sequence ATGAACTGGGCGGGTTTCTATGCCATCCTGAGTGGTGTGAACCGCCACTCCACAGGCATCGGACGCATCTGGCTCTCCGTGGTCTTCATCTTCCGCATCATGGTGCTCGTAGTGGCTgcggagagtgtgtggggggacgaGAAATCTGCCTTCACTTGTAACACGCAACAACCGGGATGCAACAGCGTGTGCTATGATCACTTCTTCCCCATCTCGCACATCCGCTTGTGGGCCCTGCAGCTCATCATCGTGTCCACACCTGCCCTCCTCGTGGCCATGCATGTTGCTCACCAGCAGCACCACGAAAAGAAGATTCTGCGCATGTCCGGCCATGGAGACTCCAAGGAGCTGGCGGAGGTGAAGAAGCAGAAGATCCATATCTCGGGGACACTCTGGTGGACATACACGCTGAGCGTGGTCTTCAGGATTGTCTTTGAGGCAGCCTTCATGTACATCTTCTACCTCATCTACCCCGGCTATGCCATGATCCGGCTCGTCAAGTGCGAGGCCTACCCCTGCCCCAACACTGTGGATTGCTTCGTGTCCCGTCCCACCGAGAAGACCATCTTCACCGTCTTCATGCTGTCCGCCTCTGGGGTCTGCATCATTCTCAACGTGGCTGAAATGGTCTTCCTCATCGCCAAAGCCTGCTCCCGCAGGGGTCGGCCCCACGAGGATTCATACGGGGGCCATGAGCACCGACAGAATGAGATGAACCAGCTGCTGACAGGGGAGGGACTTATCAAACGGGCCCCGGGGAGCCAGGAGAAAGGAGAGCACTGCGCTACCTCCTAG